A window of bacterium contains these coding sequences:
- a CDS encoding SWIB/MDM2 domain-containing protein, with protein MAKKKKPAKKAAKKKAVKKAVKKAAKKPAKKKSARKPNAAFMAKLTPSSTLAEVIGSQPRPRTEMIKKIWDYIKKNGLQDKTNRRMINADDKLRSLFGGKGQVSMFDLAKIVSKNVS; from the coding sequence ATGGCAAAGAAGAAGAAACCAGCCAAGAAGGCAGCCAAAAAGAAAGCCGTTAAGAAGGCCGTTAAAAAAGCTGCAAAAAAACCGGCAAAGAAGAAATCAGCGCGTAAGCCCAACGCTGCTTTCATGGCGAAACTGACGCCCAGCAGCACTCTGGCGGAGGTTATCGGTTCACAACCCAGACCGAGAACAGAAATGATCAAAAAGATCTGGGATTATATCAAGAAAAACGGGTTGCAGGATAAAACGAACAGACGCATGATCAATGCGGACGATAAACTTCGCTCGCTTTTCGGAGGTAAGGGTCAAGTTTCCATGTTCGATCTTGCCAAGATCGTTTCAAAAAACGTGAGCTAA